The following proteins are co-located in the Lagenorhynchus albirostris chromosome 4, mLagAlb1.1, whole genome shotgun sequence genome:
- the CDKL2 gene encoding cyclin-dependent kinase-like 2 isoform X3 translates to MEKYENLGLVGEGSYGMVMKCRNKDSGRIVAIKKFLESDDDKMVKKIAMREIKLLKQLRHENLVNLLEVWKKKKRWYLVFEFVDHTVLDDLELFPNGLDYQLAQKYLFQIISGIGFCHSHNIIHRDIKPENILVSQSGVVKLCDFGFARTLAAPGEVYTDYVATRWYRAPELLVGDVKYGKAVDVWAIGCLVTEMLMGEPLFPGDSDIDQLYHIMLCLGNLIPRHQELFYKNPVFAGVRLPEIKETVPLERRYPRLPEVVIDLAKKCLHIDPDKRPFCAELLHHDFFHMDGFAERSLISVLLPAV, encoded by the exons atggaaaaatatgagaACCTAGGACTGGTTGGAGAAGGGAGCTATGGAATGGTGATGAAGTGTAGGAATAAAGATAGTGGAAGAATTGTAGCCATCAAGAAGTTCTTAGAAAGTGATGATgacaaaatggttaaaaaaattgcTATGCGAGAAATCAAGTTACTAAAG cAACTGAGGCATGAAAATCTCGTGAATCTGTTGGAagtgtggaagaaaaaaaagcgaTGGTACCTAGTCTTTGAATTTGTTGACCATACAGTTCTTGATGACTTGGAGCTCTTTCCAAATGGACTAGACTACCAACTAGCTCAAAAGTATTTGTTTCAGATTATCAGTGGAATTGGTTTTTGTCACAGTCACAAT ATCATACACAGAGATATAAAGCCAGAGAATATATTAGTCTCCCAGTCTGGTGTTGTCAAGTTATGTGATTTTGGATTTGCGCGGACACTGGCAGCTCCTGGGGAGGTTTATACTGATTATGTGGCAACCCGATGGTACAGAGCTCCAGAACTATTGGTTGGTGATGTCAAGTATGGCAA GGCTGTTGATGTGTGGGCCATTGGCTGTCTGGTAACTGAAATGCTCATGGGGGAACCCCTTTTTCCTGGAGATTCTGATATCGATCAGCTATATCATATTATGTTGTGTTTGG GTAATCTCATTCCAAGACATCAGGAGCTGTTTTATAAAAATCCTGTGTTTGCTGGAGTAAGGTTGCCTGAAATCAAAGAAACGGTTCCTCTTGAAAGACGCTATCCCAGGCTCCCTGAAGTTGTGATAGATTTAGCAAAG AAATGCTTGCATATTGACCCAGACAAAAGGCCCTTCTGTGCTGAGCTCCTGCACCATGATTTCTTTCATATGGATGGATTTGCTGAGAG GTCACTGATTTCTGTGTTGCTACCAGCTGTGTGA